A region of Fibrobacter succinogenes subsp. succinogenes S85 DNA encodes the following proteins:
- the mutL gene encoding DNA mismatch repair endonuclease MutL — protein MAEIHLLSDEIINKIAAGEVIERPASAVKELIENAIDAGATRIQVQIEQGGKKKIQVTDNGKGMGAADLDLCYLRHTTSKLTNADDLFHLHTNGFRGEAVASIAAVSKLTITSATQEGESGRIIVKGGEVIEKEDIQASRGTTFLVEDLFYNTPVRRTFLGSETSECSRILDIVLKTAISHPEIRFDYKVGDRTVFTGVPGELRSRIAEAIGSKVAKGLLPVDYTEAGVHVTGYISPTTETNGKRNHQFLFMRNRPIENKMVSKAVSQAYEPYGAQCKPVTVLFLDMPDMEFDINIHPAKREVRFANGNLVFLVVTHAIRDTFTKDLEAHSPIIDLSDEFMGGTTPASQTTPAQPAMPETPAQPQNDLPWENPFQQAKPYAAASQQPIQQQARPSFASKPYAQPAKPVNSLSDKKSKYDVSDDVQDLFSLPEYGKIISLEPDHSKPAPPPETPWAPPSFFQIANTYIAGEDSNGLLIIDQHAAHTRVLFEQAMESLQNNIMQDSQELLFPELIDLSKQEKEIFRNVDEQLRKLGFFVEPFGGDTYQIRSIPSALPLSRAAKAVHDFLNDVDENDTKNDMVKFQEAIAKSWAKTNAYQAGDKLKPEEITALVGQLMITQDPLKSPFGSPTLMRLTLEELSKKFRH, from the coding sequence ATGGCTGAAATTCACCTTTTATCCGATGAAATCATCAATAAAATTGCTGCTGGCGAGGTCATTGAGCGCCCTGCATCGGCTGTCAAGGAACTTATAGAGAACGCAATCGACGCCGGAGCAACCCGAATTCAAGTCCAGATTGAACAAGGTGGAAAGAAAAAAATCCAGGTCACAGACAACGGTAAAGGCATGGGTGCCGCCGATTTGGACCTGTGCTACCTTCGTCATACTACATCCAAACTAACAAATGCTGACGACTTATTTCACCTCCATACAAATGGTTTCCGTGGTGAAGCAGTCGCCTCTATCGCTGCCGTTTCGAAGCTGACCATCACAAGCGCCACTCAAGAAGGCGAAAGCGGCCGCATCATCGTGAAGGGTGGCGAAGTTATCGAAAAAGAAGATATTCAGGCAAGCCGTGGCACCACGTTCCTTGTAGAAGACCTGTTCTACAACACGCCCGTGCGACGCACGTTCCTCGGCAGTGAAACGTCCGAGTGCTCCCGCATTTTAGACATTGTCCTAAAGACCGCCATTTCGCACCCGGAAATTCGCTTTGACTATAAAGTAGGCGACAGGACCGTCTTTACCGGCGTTCCCGGAGAGCTCCGCAGTCGCATCGCCGAAGCCATCGGCTCCAAGGTCGCGAAGGGTTTACTCCCCGTTGATTACACCGAAGCGGGCGTCCATGTGACTGGCTACATTTCGCCCACGACAGAGACAAACGGCAAACGCAACCACCAGTTCCTTTTCATGAGGAACCGCCCCATTGAAAACAAGATGGTGAGCAAGGCTGTATCGCAAGCGTACGAGCCGTATGGAGCGCAGTGCAAGCCCGTAACGGTACTGTTCTTGGACATGCCGGACATGGAATTCGACATCAACATACACCCGGCCAAGCGCGAAGTCCGTTTCGCCAACGGGAACTTGGTGTTCCTCGTCGTGACGCACGCCATCCGCGATACGTTTACTAAGGATTTGGAAGCGCACTCCCCCATCATCGACTTGAGCGATGAATTTATGGGAGGCACAACACCGGCTTCACAGACGACGCCAGCGCAACCCGCGATGCCTGAAACGCCCGCACAGCCGCAAAACGACTTGCCGTGGGAAAATCCGTTCCAGCAGGCAAAACCATACGCGGCAGCATCCCAACAGCCAATACAACAGCAAGCTCGGCCGAGTTTCGCAAGCAAGCCTTACGCTCAACCGGCAAAACCGGTGAACTCGCTTTCGGACAAAAAGTCTAAATACGACGTAAGCGACGACGTTCAGGACCTCTTTTCGCTCCCTGAATATGGCAAGATTATTTCACTGGAACCCGACCATTCTAAGCCCGCACCTCCTCCCGAGACGCCGTGGGCGCCGCCTTCGTTCTTCCAGATTGCAAACACGTACATCGCCGGCGAAGATTCCAACGGTCTCTTGATTATCGACCAGCACGCCGCCCACACGCGAGTGCTCTTTGAACAGGCAATGGAATCGCTCCAGAACAACATCATGCAGGATAGCCAGGAACTTCTGTTCCCGGAACTCATCGACCTTTCCAAGCAAGAGAAAGAAATCTTCCGAAATGTCGATGAGCAATTGCGCAAGCTCGGATTCTTTGTCGAGCCGTTTGGCGGAGATACCTACCAGATCCGCTCTATTCCAAGCGCTCTCCCGCTTTCGCGTGCCGCCAAAGCGGTTCACGACTTCTTGAACGATGTTGACGAAAACGACACCAAGAATGATATGGTCAAGTTCCAGGAAGCGATTGCGAAATCCTGGGCAAAGACGAACGCATACCAGGCAGGCGACAAGCTCAAGCCCGAAGAAATCACGGCACTCGTCGGCCAGTTAATGATCACGCAGGATCCGCTCAAGTCCCCATTCGGGAGTCCGACGCTAATGCGTTTAACTCTTGAGGAACTGAGCAAGAAATTCAGACACTAG